The proteins below come from a single Metarhizium brunneum chromosome 1, complete sequence genomic window:
- the GPI8 gene encoding GPI-anchor transamidase, which yields MAVAMLATTGLSEHTSNWAVLVCTSRFWFNYRHLANVLSIYRTVKRLGIPDSQIILMLPDDMACNPRNAFPGTVYSNSDRAVDLYGDNIEVDYRGYEVTVENFIRLLTDRVGDEMPRSKRLLTDDRSNILVYMTGHGGNEFLKFQDAEEIGSFDLADAFQQMWEKKRYHEILFMIDTCQANTMYSRLYSPNIIATGSSELDQSSYSHHADNDVGVAVIDRYTYYNLEFLENQVKDLNSPRTVGELFDSYDYEKIHSHAGVRYDLFPGGAEGARSRLITDFFGNIQNVEVDRDSSSSLDEQLLALSKTIAILREKEAEEDAAPRNTSSVPASVSTEPVTKLQGATVLTNDKWWNKKVVGATALAGCGLLWAIGSFLEV from the exons atggctgtggCCATGCTCGCCACCACAGGCCTTTCGGAGCACACAAGCAATTGGGCTGTTCTCGTGTGCACGTCGCGATTCTGGTTCAACTACCGCCACTTAGCAAATGTATTATCTATATACAGAACAGTCAAGCGATTAGGCATACCTGATTCACAAATCATTCTCATGCTTCCCGACGATATGGCCTGCAACCCACGCAATGCATTCCCCGGCACTGTCTACAGCAATTCCGACCGAGCTGTTGATCTGTACGGCGACAATATCGAGGTTGACTATCGTGGCTATGAAGTTACGGTTGAGAACTTTATCCGACTGCTGACAGACCGTGTTGGCGATGAGATGCCTCGCAGCAAACGCTTGTTAACCGACGACCGAAGCAATATTCTTGTATATATGACGGGACACGGGGGAAATGAGTTCTTAAAGTTCCAGGATGCCGAGGAAATCGGCTCTTTCGATCTTGCAGATGCTTTTCAACAAAtgtgggagaagaagag ATACCACGAGATTCTCTTCATGATTGACACTTGCCAAGCAAACACCATGTACAGCAGACTGTACTCGCCGAACATTATCGCCACTGGGTCATCCGAACTCGACCAATCATCATATTCCCACCACGCAGATAATGACGTTGGCGTCGCTGTTATCGATCGATACACCTATTATAATCTGGAGTTTCTCGAAAACCAGGTCAAGGATTTGAACAGCCCCAGGACAGTGGGCGAACTGTTCGACAGCTACGACTACGAAAAGATCCACTCCCATGCTGGGGTTCGGTACGATCTATTCCCTGGCGGTGCTGAGGGTGCGCGCAGCCGCCTCATTACTGATTTTTTTGGCAACATCCAAAACGTCGAGGTTGATCGCGACTCGAGCTCGTCCCTTGACGAGCAGCTACTTGCACTCAGCAAAACCATTGCTATTCTGCGGGAGAAGGAAGCTGAGGAGGATGCAGCCCCCAGGAACACGTCCTCTGTGCCGGCCAGTGTTTCCACTGAGCCAGTCACCAAGCTTCAAGGGGCCACAGTCCTAACAAACGATAAGTGGTGGAACAAGAAGGTTGTCGGTGCAACTGCTCTGGCTGGTTGTGGTCTGCTGTGGGCAATTGGTTCCTTCTTAGAAGTATAA